The following proteins are encoded in a genomic region of Nicotiana sylvestris chromosome 4, ASM39365v2, whole genome shotgun sequence:
- the LOC104245216 gene encoding uncharacterized protein, whose protein sequence is MDDRIVLDKGQKRQLPQWMFATSAADQVKKKVKTDHVDSNNNNTEEEIVTQKRSRLKNRKTKDKKEAFTGESSTKISVCQTTKRSRRKLNLSNDDCNDESGLMGSERDRMKVNGNGTLPMLRRQKQKMKNSKIEGGEMEESKTKASDRSGLRKRKCSSVKDNSNEAGPSLRRQKLKVKTSRKENCADVEESTPKTDDEDLTVEDLLSIAEEYAGDSDEDLTVEDLLSIAKEYVNENEQAASGKGKSGPVEDVISMSTGSLNCSELDNQSLRRDERHSDSIPITETRVEDAPPKVNMSENPTQDMLDVFLGPLLKKTHEEKRVELVREDMMSLAHDLNKKNQSDPSEGHPVLVKKKSSLKDKVALLLD, encoded by the exons atggATGATCGGATTGTTCTTGACAAGGGTCAGAAAAGGCAGTTGCCTCAGTGGATGTTTGCTACATCTGCTGCTGATCAAGTGAAGAAAAAAGTCAAAACTGATCATGTAgacagtaataataataatacagaGGAGGAAATTGTCACACAGAAGCGCAGCAGGTTGAAAAACAGAAAGACTAAGGACAAAAAGGAAGCATTCACTGGGGAATCTTCCACAAAGATTTCAGTATGCCAGACAACAAAAAGAAGCAGAAGAAAGTTAAACCTATCAAATGATGATTGTAATGATGAAAGCGGTTTAATGGGGAGTGAACGTGACCGGATGAAGGTAAATGGTAATGGAACGTTGCCTATGTTGAGAAGACagaaacaaaaaatgaagaatTCCAAGATTGAGGGAGGTGAGATGGAAGAGTCAAAAACAAAAGCAAGTGATAGAAGTGGCTTAAGGAAGAGAAAATGCAGCAGCGTGAAGGATAATTCTAATGAAGCTGGCCCTAGTTTAAGGAGGCAGAAACTGAAAGTAAAAACTTCCAGGAAGGAGAATTGTGCCGATGTTGAAGAGTCAACACCAAAAACAGATGATGAGGATTTGACTGTTGAAGATCTACTGAGCATAGCGGAAGAG TATGCTGGGGATTCTGATGAAGATTTGACTGTTGAAGATTTACTGAGCATTGCTAAGGAG TATGTGAATGAGAATGAGCAAGCTGCATCAGGCAAAGGAAAAAGTGGTCCAGTGGAGGATGTTATTTCCATGTCAACAGGCTCGTTAAATTGCAGTGAATTGGACAATCAATCTTTGAGAAGAGACGAAAGACATTCTGATAGTATTCCAATTACAGAGACAAGAGTTGAAGATGCTCCTCCTAAGGTTAACATGTCCGAGAATCCTACTCAAGACATGTTAGATGTGTTTTTGGGCCCTTTGTTGAAGAAAACTCATGAGGAGAAGAGAGTTGAACTAGTTAGAGAAGACATGATGAGTTTAGCTCACGATCTAAACAAGAAAAACCAGAGCGATCCTTCTGAGGGTCACCCAGTTTTGGTAAAGAAGAAGAGTAGTCTCAAGGACAAGGTAGCTCTGCTTCTTGACTAA
- the LOC104245217 gene encoding gibberellin 2-beta-dioxygenase 6-like: MMIESWNPPLLHDYSKLSRLNSHDDGGANLSAKLMMEECEPPLIDLSCLKSKDERQKISCENAIAKASSEWGFFQVVNHGVSLELLRKMRREQMKLFKAPFQMKANCGILNNSYRWGNSTATCPNQFSWSEAFHIPLTKISEADCYGEFTTLREVMVEYAAAMQDLAKSLAGVLVRNLGQRDNLIKGICNESSCFLRLNHYPPCQISPEIFGLVPHTDSDFLTILHQDRVGGLQLMKDSKWVAVKPNQNALIVNIGDLFQAWSNDVYKSVEHKVMANGKMERFSIAYFLCPSYDSLIGSCKEPSIYRKFTFGEYRYQIQQDVKFIGHKVGLSRFRL; this comes from the exons ATGATGATAGAGTCTTGGAATCCTCCTCTCTTACATGACTACTCTAAGCTTTCACGACTTAACAGTCACGACGATGGTGGGGCAAACCTCAGCGCGAAACTGATGATGGAAGAATGTGAACCTCCGCTGATAGATCTCAGCTGTCTGAAAAGTAAAGATGAGAGACAAAAGATTAGTTGCGAAAATGCCATAGCCAAGGCTTCATCTGAATGGGGTTTTTTTCAAGTTGTGAACCATGGTGTGAGTCTTGAATTACTTAGGAAAATGAGGAGAGAACAAATGAAGTTATTTAAGGCACCTTTTCAAATGAAAGCTAATTGTGGGATTTTAAATAATTCTTATAGATGGGGAAATTCAACAGCTACTTGTCCTAACCAATTTTCTTGGTCAGAAGCTTTTCATATTCCTTTAACAAAGATTTCAGAAGCTGATTGTTATGGAGAGTTCACAACTTTAAG GGAAGTGATGGTGGAATATGCAGCTGCAATGCAAGACCTAGCCAAATCACTTGCTGGAGTTCTTGTAAGAAACTTAGGTCAAAGAGATAATCTAATCAAAGGAATTTGCAATGAGAGTTCATGTTTTCTTAGACTCAATCACTATCCACCTTGTCAAATTTCTCCAGAAATATTTGGATTAGTACCACATACAGATAGTGATTTTTTGACCATTTTACATCAAGATCGTGTTGGTGGACTTCAACTAATGAAAGACTCCAAATGGGTTGCTGTCAAACCTAACCAAAATGCACTTATTGTCAACATTGGAGATCTTTTTCAG GCTTGGAGCAATGATGTGTATAAAAGTGTGGAACACAAAGTGATGGCTAATGGAAAGATGGAGAGATTCTCAATTGCTTATTTCCTTTGCCCTTCTTATGATTCTTTAATTGGAAGCTGCAAAGAgccctctatttataggaaatTCACCTTTGGAGAATACAGATATCAGATTCAACAAGATGTCAAATTTATTGGACACAAAGTAGGCCTCTCAAGATTTCGTCTATAG